The genomic interval AACTTTACTATTTATGCGCAAAAATTTTACATTATAACGGATTATAGTCAATTAATAAGTATATATCTGGATAGTATTTTAAATTTTGCCGTTATGTATGCAACTACATAATATATATGGGTTAAATTGTAATTCATTATCATGGCAATAATAAAAGCTGAAAAAGGTCAGATAAGTGATAAGGTAGTTATACTGGGAAATCTGGACAGGCAGAAAATTATCAATTCATACCTGAAAAATACGGAGAAAGTGTCTGAATTTGCAGGTTATCATACATATACAGGAGAGTACAACGGTAAGAAAATTACAACAGTATTTCATGGAATAGGAATTCCATCCATGGCACTTGTTGTGGATGATTTAATAGGAATGGGTGCAAAACAAATTGTGCGTTTCGGTTCATCCTTCTCTGTGTCTGATAAGGTAAAGCCTGGAACATCAATACTGCCCATAGGATATTCTTATAACTTTGGCGGAGTATTCAAACAGTATCTTGGAGATGAGTATTCAATAGCTTTGACACCGGATTACGGGATGCTCAAGGCTGAAGAGGAAAAACTTTCGGCTGCAGGGCTCGGGCCTGTTGTGGGAAATGTATTTACCAGCGATGCCCTGATGACCCATAATAAGGAATTCGCCCAGAAACTGGCAAAGGATGGGAATATTGCAGTGGAACTGGAAGGTGCGGGGCTTTACTTTATAGCTAAATTAAGGGGAGTTAAAGCTCTTTCAGTGCATCTTGCATACGGAAATCTGGTAACAGGAGAACAATTGCCAGCTGATAAAATAAGTGAAAACGAGAAAAAGATCTCCGAAACTTTACTGGAACTTCTCACACAATAAATTTACCATTTTTAATAGTGTGTTGCATAATTCATTCTAATTTAATAATTATTCCATAATAAATTTAAAACTTAAAAGGTAAACCCCTATATAGTGAAATATAGGGGCGATTTGCTTTGACACCACAAATCAATAATAAAATAAATAGAAGTATAAAAAGATACTGGATTGGTTCCAACAGAAGATGGGAAAAGTATAATGAATCACTTGTAGACAGGGTGGAATACCTTACAGATCTGTCATTTATAAAGGATTATGATACTCTATTAGAGGAAAAGAATAGTGGAAAAATAGGCCATCCATACAAAGTACCCGATGCATTGATAATGTATTTAGCGAGATTAAGATCTATATTTAATGTACCGTTCAGGTCACTTGAAGGGATATTGAGATCCTTAGCGATTATAACAGGAATAAAATCAATATCATACAGTGAAATATTCAGGAGGATAAGGAGAATTAAGCCTGAATTGAATAATATTAACAATAAACTGGATTGCATTATAGATTCTACTGGATATAAAATAACAATAAGGGGAGATTACTTAGGCCATAAATGGCATAAGAAAAGGAAGGGGTGGCTCAAATTACATGTAATAATATCATTGAAGGATGTTAATGTATTATCATTCACTATAACAGATGAGCATACACATGATTCTAAAGCTGCTAGAAAACTATTGAGTAAAATGAAAAATAATATTCTAAGAATATTTGGGGATAGGGGATATGATTCAAAATATATCTACAATATGTTCGGATATAATGCAGTAATACCCCCCAGGAAAAATGCCTCTACTAAATCCAGAGGTTCATCCACAAGGGCCAAGATTGTAAGATTTATAAAAAAGAATTCCATGGAACAGTGGAAGGAGAATAATAGCTATGGTAAAAGGTGGATTGTAGAAATATATTTTTCAGGATTAAAAAGAGTAATGACAGAGGTTATTAAAGCTAAGAAAATAGAGTATATTATACAGGAATTAGCTCTTAAGGTTGTTAATTACAATATTATGAGGGGGATGACACATGCCTATTAATTATGCAACACACTACATTTTTAAAAAAATATAATATTAAATTTTTATATATTCATTCTTTTAAAGCTTATATATGTCCAGTACCGCTTTCAAATCCCGCAGTGCTAATTCTGGAGGGAAAGGAACCTCAGTATTATTTTTGACACTATCCGCAAATTCCATTATTTCAGCGGTATATACATCATACTTTTTCACATTTGCATTCTCGCCATTGACTATCAGGTCGCCATACACAGTCCTTACAGGTGTTCCAACTTCCCAGGAAGTTCTGGATTTAACATCCTCATATATGGAACCTTTTTCGCCTATTATCTCAAATGCTGGCAATTCAGGCGGGTTTCTGTATGACCATGAATAGAAAAATAATCCGTAGGTGCCATTTTCAAATTTGAATAAGGCAGCGGTGTTGTCTTCACCATTAAGAATAGACCCTCCGTGGATGCTTTTTCCATGAATGCTTTCATAGTTCCCTCCAAAATTCAATAATGTATCTAGAAAATGGATTCCCCCATCTATAAGGGCACCTCCACCCATTTGATCCTTATCGGTTCTCCAGCCTCCATGTTCAAAAAATCTCTGGTCACGAACTATTATGGTGTTTATCCTTCCTATCCTATTTTCTCTTATAAATTTAACAGCCGCCCTTACCGATGGGTCGAAGAAATACTGGTCTGTAACCATAAATTTTACCCCGTAATCCTTTGACGCCCGTATCATGGCCTCACCGTCATCCAGTGTAGTGGCAATAGGTTTCTCTACAAGGACATTGCTGCCAGCTTCCATGGCCTTTATAGCCATTTCCTTATGGAGATAATGGGGTACCACCAGGTCAACTATTTCAAAGCGGTCTTTTATTGCATCTTCGAAGCTGCTGTAAACATTCTCTATTTTGAATTTTTCCACGGTTTTTTCTATAACTTCTGGTTTTCTTTCTACTATGCTTATTTCCATGCCCTTTATTCCGGAAAGATGTTTTTGACCGAAATTGTTGGCCCCAACAACAAGTATTTTCATAATATCATAATATTAATATATTTAATTATTTTTGCATTTACCGGAAAATCAGGTAATACAGATAAAATTACTTAAATCCATTATTATTTTCTGAATTTCTATTCCCGTGAACCGGCTCCCTGGTCGATTTTATAAATGATTTATCTGCAAAAATAAATTTATGGTTATCCATATCCCTTTCTATCGATATTTTACCGGATATATTAAGTGCCTTTATTCTGGACCTGATCAATTTCCCGCTAATTCTCTTCCTGCGACCTGATTTCAGTATTTTTTTCAGTGTAGAACCGTTTAATTCTATTATCAGCTCATCAACGTTTTTATTATTGAAATAAAGAGTTTCGAACAGAAATATGGCGAGTATGGCAAAAACACCTGTAAACCCGGCGTAATATGGCAGGTTTCCAGTATAATAAACAATCCTCGAATCTGTATATGTTTTCCCGCCATCAGTTATTTTTACAGATATTTTATCAATTCCTGTGCTCAATTTTGTTGTAAGGCTTTTTCCTGTATTAGAGTATTTACCATTTACATACCACGCAATGGTTGCATTGGCTATTAGGTTTCCATTAATTTTAACATAGAATTTGCCATTGTCATTTATTATTCTTACGTTATTTATTGCAGTAACAGTATTATTCGATATGTATTTGCTATCGTTATACTGAAAAACATAGCTACTATTATATGTATACCCTGCAATGTTCGCCGCCATAAAATCTATGGTGTAATACCCGCTGTGAATGCCTGTAAATGTAAGGTTTAGGGTGCTGTTATTGGTATTGTATGTTTTGTTTAATGCTACAGCTACGATATGGTATGGTAAACCTGAGTTTATATCCAGAGTTAATATTGTGCTGTTGAATTCCACTTTTTCATTAACAGACCTGATAGTAATCTTATACGGCGATGCTATTGTGAAATTGCTATAGAGTTCTATGTTCTGTCCATTCGCGGCTATAATTGTCCCATTTGATGAAGACATGGTATCCGGAGCATTAACTCCAAGTGCCTCCACACTACCCTGGCTGCTTTGTACAATATTGCCATTATCAATGCCTATATTATTTGCAATATATGAAAAATGATAGTATAAATAACCATTTATAGACCTTGATAAGTTGCCCCTCTCAAAGTATGATGAAATCCCATTGTTGATATAGAAATATTTAATGTTATAATGTCCCGTTATTCCCTGCTCACCGGTGTTTAAAATCTGGCCATCTACAGTAACGGTATAGCTCTCAATGCCGGTTTTATTCTTGGCTATAATGTTAATGGCCCTGGAAACATTAACTTTCAGGATGGAAACATTGGCAATATTGATCTTATCCCCATTTGCAAAGGTCATATCCCCGTTCAGATTATAAAATACATAGTTTCCATTGAAAAATAGTAGATGTGTCATATTATAGTTTCTATAAGTATAGTTTTCCACACTCAGATCAGTTTTATTAATTGTGTATATACTGGTAAATGAATTGTTCCACGTATAATAGATATAATGGCTCCCGGATTGGATAGATGATATATTTTCAGTCTGGAAATTGTGT from Ferroplasma acidiphilum carries:
- a CDS encoding phosphorylase family protein; amino-acid sequence: MAIIKAEKGQISDKVVILGNLDRQKIINSYLKNTEKVSEFAGYHTYTGEYNGKKITTVFHGIGIPSMALVVDDLIGMGAKQIVRFGSSFSVSDKVKPGTSILPIGYSYNFGGVFKQYLGDEYSIALTPDYGMLKAEEEKLSAAGLGPVVGNVFTSDALMTHNKEFAQKLAKDGNIAVELEGAGLYFIAKLRGVKALSVHLAYGNLVTGEQLPADKISENEKKISETLLELLTQ
- a CDS encoding IS5-like element ISFac2 family transposase, with the protein product MTPQINNKINRSIKRYWIGSNRRWEKYNESLVDRVEYLTDLSFIKDYDTLLEEKNSGKIGHPYKVPDALIMYLARLRSIFNVPFRSLEGILRSLAIITGIKSISYSEIFRRIRRIKPELNNINNKLDCIIDSTGYKITIRGDYLGHKWHKKRKGWLKLHVIISLKDVNVLSFTITDEHTHDSKAARKLLSKMKNNILRIFGDRGYDSKYIYNMFGYNAVIPPRKNASTKSRGSSTRAKIVRFIKKNSMEQWKENNSYGKRWIVEIYFSGLKRVMTEVIKAKKIEYIIQELALKVVNYNIMRGMTHAY
- a CDS encoding Gfo/Idh/MocA family protein, yielding MKILVVGANNFGQKHLSGIKGMEISIVERKPEVIEKTVEKFKIENVYSSFEDAIKDRFEIVDLVVPHYLHKEMAIKAMEAGSNVLVEKPIATTLDDGEAMIRASKDYGVKFMVTDQYFFDPSVRAAVKFIRENRIGRINTIIVRDQRFFEHGGWRTDKDQMGGGALIDGGIHFLDTLLNFGGNYESIHGKSIHGGSILNGEDNTAALFKFENGTYGLFFYSWSYRNPPELPAFEIIGEKGSIYEDVKSRTSWEVGTPVRTVYGDLIVNGENANVKKYDVYTAEIMEFADSVKNNTEVPFPPELALRDLKAVLDIYKL